A stretch of the Mycobacterium shigaense genome encodes the following:
- the pks13 gene encoding polyketide synthase Pks13 (Pks13 is a key enzyme in mycolic acid biosynthesis.): MTVPEMRQWLRNWVGRAVGQAPDAIDESVPMVELGLSSRDAVAMAADIEDMTGVTLSVAVAFQHPTIESLATRIIEGEPELPDDGVDGADWTRPGPVERVDIAIVGLSTRLPGDMNSPDETWQALMEGRDAITDLPEGRWSEFLEEPRLAERIAKARTRGGYLKDIKGFDSEFFAVAKTEADNIDPQQRMALELTWEALEHARIPASSLRGEAVGVYVGFTNADYGFLAISDPTLAHPYAITGNSHAIIANRVSYFYDFRGPSVAVDTACSSSLVATHQAVQALRNGECDVAVAGGVNALITPAVTLGFDEIGAVLAPDGRIKSFSADADGYTRSEGAGMVVLKRVDDARRDGDQILAVIAGSAINHDGRSNGLIAPNQDAQAEVLRRAYKDAGIDPRNVDYIEAHGTGTILGDPIEAEALGRVVGRGRPADRPALLGAIKTNIGHLESAAGIASMAKVVLALQYNKVPPSINFAGPSPYIDFDAMHLKFVDTATDWPRYGGYAVAGVSSFGFGGANAHLVLREVLPRDYYERPTESEARVIAPGAAAADPAEAPAGESHSLRFDDFGNIITDEFVFEEAQPDLPGITEEALELKAAALEELAAQEESEPTTPLIPLAVSAFLTSRKKAAAAELADWMESPEGQASSLESIGRSLSRRNHGRSRAVVLAHDHEEAIKGLRAVAEGKQRPNVFSVDGPVANGPVWVLAGFGAQHRKMGKSLYLRNPVFAEWIEKVDALVQDELGYSVLELILDDSQDYGIETTQVTIFAIQIALGELLKHHGAKPAAVVGQSLGEAASAYFAGGLSLRDATRAICSRSHLMGEGEAMLFGEYIRLMALVEYSADEIKTVFADFPDLEVCVYAAPTQTVIGGPPEQVDAIIARCEAEGKFARKFQTKGASHTQQMDPLLGELTAELQGIKPMSPTAGIFSTVHEGSYIKPGSEPIHDVEYWKKGLRHSVYFTHGIRNAVDSGHTTFVELAPNPVALMQVGLTTADAGLHDAQLIPTLARKQDEVESITSTLAQLYVFGHDLDIRTMFSRAHGPQDYAHIPPTRFKRREHWLDAHFSGDSSILMPGNHVALPDGRHVWEYAPREKTDLAALVRSAATTVLPDAQLTASEQRAVPGLGARLVTTLTRHPGGASVQVHARIDDSFTLVYDALVAKGGSASVLPAPYAQVGAGTAIAAKTPDAAGAPVAEALPGDDDAETLSDSLTTRYMPAGMDRWSPDSGETIAERLGLIVSAAMGYEPEDLPWEVPLIELGLDSLMAVRIKNRVEYDFDLPPIQLTAVRDANLYNVEKLIEYAIEHRDEVQELAEHQQTQTADEIAREQAALLSGATPASAPDPQAEPGIQAAPPPASDSPIPPPPTNPAGPAGAPVNGTPNPAASQKGVAQALSQEAVAKALNSDVPPRDAAERVTFATWAIVTGKSAGGIFNPLPKLDEQTAAKMAQRLSERAEGPITTEDVLTSKTIEELGDKVRQYLEAGELDGFVRTIRAPQNDSQIPVFVFHAAGGSTVVYEPLLKRLPPDTPMYGLERVEGTVQERAAQYVPKLLEINGDKPFVLAGWSLGGALAYACAIGLKQLGAEVAFVGMIDTVRAGEEIPQTKEETRKRWDRYARFAERNFNVEIPAIPYEQLEELDDEGQVKFVLDIVKQSGVQVPGGIIEHQRTSYLDNRALETVQIEPYDGHVTLYMADRYHNDVIEFEPRYATRQPDGGWGEFVADLEIVPIGGEHIQAIDEPIIAKVGAHMTEALNKVEAERSRTSSRQGR; the protein is encoded by the coding sequence ATGACGGTCCCCGAGATGCGGCAATGGCTGCGCAACTGGGTGGGCCGCGCGGTCGGGCAGGCGCCCGACGCGATCGACGAGTCGGTCCCGATGGTGGAGCTGGGCCTGTCGTCGCGCGATGCCGTGGCGATGGCCGCCGACATCGAGGACATGACCGGTGTCACGCTGTCGGTCGCGGTGGCGTTCCAGCACCCCACCATCGAATCGCTGGCGACCCGCATCATCGAAGGTGAGCCGGAGCTGCCCGACGACGGCGTCGACGGCGCGGACTGGACGCGCCCCGGCCCCGTCGAGCGCGTCGACATCGCGATCGTCGGGTTGTCCACCCGGCTGCCCGGCGACATGAACAGCCCGGACGAGACGTGGCAGGCGCTGATGGAGGGCCGCGACGCGATCACCGACCTACCCGAGGGGCGTTGGTCGGAGTTCCTCGAAGAGCCCCGGCTGGCCGAGCGCATCGCGAAAGCCCGCACCCGCGGCGGCTACCTGAAGGACATCAAGGGCTTCGACTCGGAGTTCTTCGCGGTCGCCAAGACCGAGGCCGACAACATCGACCCGCAGCAGCGGATGGCGCTGGAGCTGACCTGGGAGGCGCTCGAACACGCCCGGATCCCGGCGTCCAGCCTGCGCGGCGAGGCGGTCGGCGTGTACGTCGGCTTCACCAACGCCGACTACGGCTTCCTGGCCATCTCGGACCCGACCCTCGCGCACCCCTACGCGATCACCGGTAACTCCCACGCGATCATCGCCAACCGGGTGTCGTACTTCTACGACTTCCGCGGCCCCTCGGTCGCCGTCGACACCGCCTGCTCGAGCTCGCTGGTGGCGACGCATCAGGCCGTGCAGGCACTGCGCAACGGTGAGTGTGACGTGGCCGTCGCCGGTGGTGTCAACGCGCTGATCACCCCTGCGGTGACCCTCGGTTTCGACGAGATCGGCGCGGTGCTGGCGCCCGACGGTCGGATCAAGTCCTTCTCCGCCGACGCCGACGGCTACACCCGCTCCGAGGGCGCCGGCATGGTGGTGCTCAAGCGGGTCGACGACGCCCGCCGCGACGGCGACCAGATTCTGGCCGTCATCGCCGGCAGTGCGATCAACCATGACGGCCGGTCCAATGGCCTGATCGCGCCGAACCAGGACGCGCAGGCCGAGGTGCTGCGCCGGGCCTACAAGGACGCCGGGATCGACCCGCGCAACGTCGACTACATCGAGGCGCACGGCACCGGCACCATCCTCGGTGACCCGATCGAGGCGGAGGCGCTGGGTCGGGTGGTCGGCCGGGGCCGCCCGGCCGATCGGCCGGCCCTGTTGGGCGCGATCAAGACCAACATCGGCCACCTGGAGTCGGCGGCCGGCATCGCCAGCATGGCCAAAGTGGTGCTGGCGCTGCAGTACAACAAGGTGCCGCCGTCGATCAACTTCGCCGGGCCCAGCCCGTACATCGACTTCGACGCGATGCACCTGAAATTCGTTGACACCGCGACGGATTGGCCCCGCTACGGCGGCTACGCCGTGGCGGGGGTGTCGAGCTTCGGCTTTGGCGGGGCCAACGCGCACCTGGTGCTGCGCGAGGTGTTGCCGCGCGACTACTACGAGCGCCCAACCGAGTCCGAGGCACGGGTCATCGCGCCGGGCGCCGCGGCCGCGGACCCCGCCGAGGCGCCCGCGGGTGAATCGCACTCGCTGCGGTTCGACGACTTCGGCAACATCATCACCGACGAGTTCGTGTTCGAAGAGGCCCAGCCCGACCTGCCGGGCATCACCGAAGAGGCGCTGGAGCTCAAGGCGGCCGCGCTGGAAGAGCTTGCGGCACAGGAGGAATCCGAGCCCACCACGCCGCTGATCCCGCTCGCGGTGTCGGCATTCCTGACGTCGCGCAAGAAGGCCGCCGCGGCCGAGCTGGCGGACTGGATGGAAAGCCCCGAGGGGCAGGCGTCTTCGCTGGAGTCGATCGGGCGGTCGCTGTCGCGGCGCAACCACGGCCGCTCCCGCGCGGTGGTGCTGGCGCACGACCACGAGGAGGCCATCAAGGGCCTGCGTGCGGTGGCCGAGGGCAAGCAGCGGCCGAACGTGTTCAGCGTCGACGGACCGGTGGCCAACGGCCCGGTGTGGGTGCTCGCCGGATTCGGTGCGCAACATCGCAAGATGGGCAAGAGCCTGTATCTGCGCAACCCGGTGTTCGCCGAGTGGATCGAAAAGGTCGACGCCCTGGTTCAGGACGAGCTGGGCTACTCGGTGCTCGAGCTGATCCTGGACGACTCGCAGGACTACGGCATCGAGACCACTCAGGTCACCATCTTCGCGATCCAGATCGCGCTGGGCGAGCTGCTCAAGCATCACGGCGCCAAGCCCGCCGCGGTAGTGGGTCAGTCGTTGGGCGAGGCCGCGTCGGCCTACTTCGCGGGGGGCCTGTCGCTGCGCGACGCCACTCGCGCGATCTGCTCCCGCTCGCACCTGATGGGCGAGGGCGAGGCGATGCTGTTCGGCGAATACATCCGGCTGATGGCGTTGGTGGAGTACTCCGCCGACGAGATCAAGACCGTGTTCGCCGACTTCCCCGACCTGGAGGTGTGCGTCTACGCCGCCCCGACCCAGACGGTCATCGGCGGCCCGCCCGAACAGGTCGACGCGATCATCGCCCGCTGCGAGGCGGAGGGAAAATTCGCCCGCAAGTTCCAGACCAAGGGTGCCAGCCACACCCAGCAGATGGATCCGCTGCTCGGCGAGCTCACCGCCGAACTGCAGGGCATCAAGCCGATGAGCCCCACCGCCGGCATCTTCTCGACGGTGCACGAGGGTAGTTACATCAAACCGGGCAGCGAGCCGATCCACGACGTGGAGTACTGGAAAAAGGGCCTGCGCCACAGCGTGTACTTCACCCACGGGATCCGCAACGCGGTCGACAGCGGGCATACGACGTTCGTGGAGCTCGCCCCCAATCCGGTGGCGCTGATGCAGGTGGGCCTGACCACCGCGGATGCCGGACTGCATGACGCCCAGCTGATCCCGACCCTGGCGCGCAAGCAGGACGAGGTCGAGTCGATCACGTCAACGCTGGCGCAGCTCTACGTGTTCGGCCACGACCTGGACATCCGGACCATGTTCAGCCGCGCCCACGGACCGCAAGACTATGCCCACATCCCGCCGACACGGTTCAAGCGCAGGGAACACTGGCTGGACGCCCACTTCTCCGGCGACAGTTCGATCCTGATGCCGGGCAACCACGTCGCGCTGCCGGACGGCCGGCATGTGTGGGAGTACGCGCCCCGGGAGAAGACCGACCTGGCCGCGCTGGTGCGGTCCGCCGCGACGACGGTGCTGCCCGACGCGCAGCTCACCGCCTCGGAGCAGCGGGCGGTGCCGGGCCTGGGCGCCCGGTTGGTGACGACGTTGACGCGGCACCCCGGCGGCGCGTCGGTTCAGGTGCATGCCCGCATCGATGACTCGTTCACGCTCGTCTATGACGCGCTGGTGGCCAAGGGCGGGTCCGCTTCGGTGCTGCCGGCCCCTTATGCCCAAGTCGGTGCCGGCACGGCGATCGCGGCCAAGACGCCTGATGCCGCCGGCGCGCCTGTCGCGGAAGCCCTGCCCGGCGACGACGACGCCGAAACGTTGTCGGACAGCCTGACCACCCGGTACATGCCGGCCGGCATGGACCGGTGGTCGCCGGATTCCGGCGAGACCATCGCCGAGCGGCTGGGCCTGATCGTGTCCGCGGCCATGGGCTACGAGCCCGAGGACCTGCCGTGGGAGGTTCCGCTGATCGAGTTGGGCCTGGACTCGTTGATGGCCGTGCGGATCAAGAACCGCGTGGAGTACGACTTCGACCTGCCGCCAATCCAGTTGACGGCCGTGCGCGACGCCAACCTGTACAACGTCGAGAAGCTGATCGAGTACGCGATCGAGCATCGCGACGAGGTCCAGGAGTTGGCCGAACACCAGCAGACGCAGACGGCCGACGAGATCGCGCGGGAGCAGGCCGCGCTGCTGTCCGGCGCGACGCCGGCCTCGGCGCCGGATCCGCAGGCGGAGCCCGGCATTCAGGCGGCCCCGCCGCCGGCCTCGGACTCCCCGATACCGCCGCCGCCGACCAACCCGGCCGGCCCGGCGGGCGCGCCGGTCAACGGCACACCGAATCCGGCGGCCAGTCAGAAAGGCGTGGCTCAGGCGCTGAGCCAGGAGGCGGTCGCCAAGGCGCTCAATTCCGACGTCCCGCCGCGTGACGCCGCCGAACGGGTCACCTTCGCGACCTGGGCGATCGTCACGGGCAAGTCCGCGGGTGGCATCTTCAACCCGCTGCCCAAGCTGGACGAGCAGACCGCCGCCAAGATGGCCCAGCGACTGTCCGAGCGTGCCGAGGGGCCGATCACCACCGAGGACGTGCTGACCTCGAAAACCATTGAGGAGCTGGGCGACAAGGTGCGCCAGTATCTCGAAGCCGGTGAGCTCGACGGGTTCGTCCGGACCATCAGGGCGCCGCAAAACGATTCGCAGATACCGGTTTTCGTGTTCCATGCCGCGGGCGGCTCGACGGTGGTGTACGAACCGCTGCTGAAGCGGTTGCCGCCGGACACGCCGATGTACGGCTTAGAACGCGTCGAGGGTACCGTGCAGGAGCGGGCCGCGCAGTACGTGCCCAAGCTGTTGGAGATCAACGGCGACAAGCCGTTCGTCCTGGCCGGGTGGTCGCTCGGCGGCGCGTTGGCCTACGCCTGCGCGATCGGGCTCAAGCAGCTGGGCGCGGAGGTGGCGTTCGTCGGCATGATCGACACCGTGCGGGCCGGCGAGGAGATCCCGCAAACCAAGGAAGAGACCCGCAAGCGCTGGGACCGCTACGCCCGGTTCGCGGAGCGAAACTTCAACGTCGAGATACCGGCCATCCCGTACGAGCAGCTCGAGGAACTCGACGACGAGGGGCAGGTGAAGTTCGTACTGGACATCGTCAAGCAGAGCGGCGTGCAGGTCCCGGGCGGCATCATCGAACACCAACGCACGTCCTACCTGGACAACCGGGCTTTGGAGACCGTACAGATCGAGCCGTACGACGGGCACGTCACCCTCTACATGGCCGATCGCTACCACAACGACGTCATCGAATTCGAGCCGCGCTACGCCACCCGGCAACCCGATGGCGGTTGGGGCGAGTTCGTCGCCGATCTCGAGATCGTGCCGATCGGCGGCGAGCACATCCAGGCCATCGACGAGCCCATTATCGCCAAGGTGGGTGCACACATGACTGAGGCGCTCAATAAGGTGGAGGCGGAGCGCAGTCGGACGAGCTCGAGACAAGGTAGGTAG
- a CDS encoding esterase family protein → MTLVDRFRGAVARTPRRLLVGAVGAALLSGLIGVVGGPATAGAFSRPGLPVEYLQVPSAAMGRDIKIQFQSGGPNAPALYLLDGMRAQDDFNGWDINTPAFEWYNQSGIAVVMPVGGQSSFYSDWYKPACGKAGCTTYKWETFLTSELPQYLSANKQVKPTGGAAVGLSMAGSSALILAAYHPDQFPYSGSLSALLDPSQGMGPSLIGLAMGDAGGYKAADMWGPKEDPAWQRNDPSLQVARLVSNNTRIWVYCGNGKPSDLGGDNLPAKFLEGFVRTSNLKFQQAYNAAGGHNAVWNFDANGTHDWPYWGSQLQAMKPDLQSALGATPGAGPATAAAAAPAAQGT, encoded by the coding sequence ATGACGCTTGTTGACAGGTTTCGCGGCGCCGTGGCACGCACGCCACGCCGACTCTTGGTTGGAGCCGTTGGCGCGGCTCTGCTTTCGGGTCTGATCGGCGTCGTGGGGGGCCCGGCGACCGCAGGGGCGTTCTCGCGCCCGGGTCTGCCGGTCGAGTACCTGCAGGTCCCGTCGGCCGCCATGGGTCGCGACATCAAGATCCAGTTCCAGAGCGGCGGCCCCAACGCGCCCGCCCTGTACCTGCTCGACGGCATGCGTGCCCAGGACGACTTCAACGGCTGGGACATCAACACCCCCGCCTTCGAGTGGTACAACCAGTCGGGCATCGCGGTCGTCATGCCCGTCGGTGGGCAGTCCAGCTTCTATTCGGACTGGTACAAGCCCGCCTGCGGCAAGGCCGGCTGCACCACCTACAAGTGGGAAACCTTCCTGACCAGCGAGCTGCCGCAGTACCTGTCGGCCAACAAGCAGGTCAAGCCGACCGGCGGCGCGGCGGTCGGTCTGTCGATGGCCGGCTCGTCGGCGCTGATCCTGGCCGCCTACCACCCCGACCAGTTCCCCTACTCCGGCTCGCTGTCGGCGCTGCTGGACCCGTCGCAGGGCATGGGTCCGTCGCTAATCGGCCTGGCCATGGGTGACGCCGGCGGCTACAAGGCCGCCGACATGTGGGGCCCCAAGGAGGACCCGGCCTGGCAGCGTAACGACCCGTCGCTGCAGGTGGCCAGGCTGGTCTCCAACAACACCCGCATCTGGGTGTACTGCGGTAACGGCAAGCCGTCCGACCTCGGTGGGGACAACCTGCCCGCCAAGTTCCTCGAGGGCTTCGTGCGGACTTCCAACCTGAAGTTCCAGCAGGCCTACAACGCGGCCGGTGGCCATAACGCGGTGTGGAACTTCGACGCCAACGGCACGCACGACTGGCCTTACTGGGGCTCGCAGCTGCAGGCGATGAAGCCTGACCTGCAGTCGGCGCTGGGCGCCACGCCGGGCGCCGGGCCCGCCACCGCCGCCGCTGCCGCTCCGGCGGCCCAGGGCACCTAA
- the culp6 gene encoding carboxylesterase Culp6, giving the protein MPTPRASKGTRTAKARNKRRRVVAWAAALSMAGVVLLVIVAVVTMLRSTEAPPSAVPSSILPPSASATHPHKPRPASQDASCPDVQMIVIPGTWESAPQDDPLNPTQFPNALLHKDTLAIGQQFPSSRVQTYTVPYTAQFNNPLGGVKQMSYNDSRAEGTRAAVAAMTDMNNKCPLTTYLLLGFSQGAVIAGDIASDVGNGRGPVDDDLVLGVTLIADGRRQEGVGNDIGPNPPGEGAEVTLHEVPVLAGLGLTMTGPRPGGFGDLNARTNEICAPGDLICAAPQEAFSLVNLPNTLNTLAGGAAQPVHALYATTQCWSLDGAPATDWALNWARGLIENAPHPKHG; this is encoded by the coding sequence ATGCCCACGCCACGAGCCAGCAAAGGCACCAGGACGGCGAAAGCCCGCAACAAGCGCCGCAGGGTGGTTGCTTGGGCCGCGGCCCTGTCCATGGCCGGTGTCGTGCTGCTGGTGATCGTGGCGGTGGTGACCATGTTGCGCAGCACCGAGGCGCCGCCCAGCGCGGTGCCGTCGAGCATCCTGCCGCCGTCGGCGTCGGCGACCCACCCGCACAAGCCGCGGCCCGCGTCGCAGGACGCGTCCTGCCCCGACGTGCAGATGATCGTCATCCCCGGCACCTGGGAGTCCGCACCGCAGGACGACCCGCTCAACCCCACCCAGTTCCCGAATGCGCTGCTGCACAAGGACACTCTGGCGATAGGCCAGCAGTTCCCGTCGTCACGCGTGCAGACCTACACGGTTCCCTACACCGCGCAGTTCAACAATCCGCTCGGCGGCGTCAAGCAGATGTCCTACAACGACAGCCGGGCCGAGGGCACCAGGGCCGCCGTCGCGGCGATGACGGACATGAATAACAAGTGCCCGCTGACCACCTATCTGCTACTGGGTTTTTCTCAGGGCGCGGTGATCGCGGGCGACATCGCCAGCGACGTCGGCAACGGGCGCGGTCCCGTCGACGACGACCTGGTGCTCGGTGTGACGTTGATCGCCGACGGTCGGCGGCAGGAGGGCGTGGGCAACGACATCGGCCCGAACCCGCCGGGCGAGGGCGCCGAGGTCACCCTGCACGAGGTTCCCGTCCTGGCCGGGCTCGGACTGACGATGACCGGCCCGCGCCCCGGCGGGTTCGGCGACCTCAACGCCAGGACCAACGAAATCTGCGCCCCGGGCGACCTGATCTGTGCAGCCCCGCAGGAAGCGTTCAGCCTGGTAAACCTGCCGAACACCCTGAATACGCTGGCGGGAGGCGCGGCGCAGCCGGTGCACGCGCTGTATGCCACGACCCAATGCTGGAGCTTGGACGGCGCCCCGGCGACCGACTGGGCGTTGAACTGGGCGCGGGGGCTGATCGAAAATGCACCGCATCCCAAACACGGGTGA
- the fadD32 gene encoding long-chain-fatty-acid--AMP ligase FadD32: MAYHNPFIVNGKIKFPDNTNLVKHVEKWAKVRGSKLAYRFIDYSTERDGVYRDIVWSDFSTRNRAVGARLQQVTQPGDRIAILCPQNLNYLIAFFGALYAGRIAVPLFDPAEPGHIGRLHAVLDDCTPSTILTTTESAEGVRKFIRARAAKERPRVVAVDAVPDEVAATWVVPDADENTIAYLQYTSGSTRTPTGVQISHLNLPTNVLQVLEALEGTDGDRGLSWLPLFHDMGLITALLSPVLGHSFTFMTPAAFVRRPGRWIRELARKPDDTGGVFSAAPNFAFEHAAVRGLPRDDEPPLDLSNVKGILNGSEPVSPASMRKFYEAFAPYGLPETAIKPSYGLAEATLFVSTTPPHETPTVIHVDRDELNNQRFVEVAADSPKAVAQVSAGKIGVDEWAVIVDPDTASELPDGQIGEIWLHGKNLGTGYWGKEEETNHVFRNILKSRVRGSHAEGAADDGLWVRTGDYGTYFNGHLYIAGRIKDLVIIDGRNHYPQDLEYSAQEASKALRTGYVAAFSVPANELPKEVFDNPHTGLKFDPDDTSEQLVIVAERAAGSHKLDYQPIADDIRAAIAVRHGVTVRDLLLVQSGTIPRTSSGKIGHRACRTAYLDGTLRSGIGSPTAFANSTD; the protein is encoded by the coding sequence ATGGCGTACCACAACCCGTTCATCGTGAATGGAAAGATCAAGTTCCCGGACAACACGAACCTGGTCAAGCACGTTGAGAAGTGGGCGAAGGTGCGCGGCAGCAAGCTCGCCTATCGGTTCATCGACTACTCCACCGAACGCGACGGCGTGTACCGCGACATCGTCTGGTCGGACTTCAGCACCCGAAACCGCGCCGTGGGCGCCCGACTGCAGCAGGTCACCCAGCCCGGTGACCGCATCGCCATCCTGTGCCCGCAGAACCTTAACTACCTCATTGCGTTCTTTGGCGCGCTGTACGCCGGCCGCATCGCGGTGCCCTTGTTCGACCCTGCCGAGCCGGGCCACATCGGCCGCCTACATGCGGTGCTGGACGACTGCACACCGTCGACGATCCTGACCACCACCGAGTCCGCCGAGGGTGTCCGCAAGTTCATCCGGGCCCGCGCGGCCAAGGAACGGCCGCGCGTCGTCGCCGTAGACGCGGTGCCCGACGAGGTCGCCGCCACCTGGGTAGTGCCGGACGCCGACGAGAACACGATCGCGTACCTGCAGTACACGTCGGGCTCCACCCGGACCCCGACCGGCGTGCAGATCTCGCACCTGAACCTGCCCACCAACGTGCTGCAGGTGCTTGAAGCTCTGGAAGGCACCGACGGCGACCGCGGGCTGTCCTGGCTGCCGCTGTTCCATGACATGGGCCTGATCACGGCGCTGCTATCCCCGGTACTCGGCCACAGCTTCACCTTCATGACCCCGGCCGCGTTCGTCCGGCGGCCCGGCCGGTGGATTCGCGAACTGGCGCGCAAACCCGACGACACCGGCGGCGTCTTCTCGGCCGCGCCGAACTTCGCCTTCGAGCACGCCGCGGTGCGCGGCCTGCCGCGCGACGACGAGCCGCCCCTGGACCTGAGCAACGTCAAGGGGATCCTGAACGGCAGCGAGCCGGTCTCCCCGGCCTCGATGCGCAAGTTCTACGAGGCGTTCGCGCCCTACGGCCTGCCGGAGACGGCGATAAAGCCGTCTTACGGCCTGGCCGAGGCGACGCTCTTCGTGTCGACCACTCCGCCGCACGAGACGCCGACGGTCATCCACGTCGACCGCGACGAGCTGAACAACCAACGCTTCGTCGAGGTCGCCGCCGACTCGCCGAAGGCGGTCGCGCAGGTCTCCGCGGGCAAGATCGGCGTCGACGAGTGGGCCGTCATCGTCGACCCCGACACGGCCAGCGAGCTGCCCGACGGTCAGATCGGCGAGATCTGGCTGCACGGCAAGAACCTGGGCACCGGCTACTGGGGCAAGGAGGAAGAGACCAACCACGTCTTCCGCAACATCCTCAAGTCGCGCGTCAGAGGGTCGCATGCCGAAGGCGCCGCCGACGACGGGTTGTGGGTGCGCACCGGCGACTACGGCACCTACTTCAACGGTCACCTCTATATAGCCGGCCGCATCAAGGACCTGGTCATCATCGACGGCCGCAACCATTACCCGCAGGACCTCGAGTACTCGGCGCAGGAGGCCAGCAAGGCGCTGCGCACCGGGTACGTCGCGGCCTTCTCGGTCCCGGCCAACGAGCTGCCGAAGGAAGTGTTCGACAACCCGCACACGGGGCTGAAGTTCGACCCGGACGACACCTCCGAGCAGCTGGTGATCGTGGCTGAGCGCGCGGCCGGCTCGCACAAGCTCGACTACCAGCCCATCGCCGACGACATTCGGGCGGCCATCGCCGTCCGGCATGGGGTCACCGTGCGTGACCTGCTGCTGGTGCAGTCGGGGACGATTCCCCGCACCTCCAGCGGCAAGATCGGGCACCGCGCCTGCCGCACCGCCTACCTCGACGGCACCCTGCGCAGCGGCATCGGCTCCCCGACCGCTTTCGCCAACTCCACTGACTGA
- a CDS encoding esterase family protein, whose product MRGVRSLSTLVRVLCVAVLSVGVGGVALGAGTAGKARAAGYETLMVPSGAMGRSIPVAFLGGGPHAVYLLDAFNAAPDVSNWVTAGNAMSTLGGKGISVVAPAGGAWSMYTNWEQDGSKQWDTFLSSELPDWLAANKGLAPGGHAAVGASQGGYGAFALAAFHPDRFGFAGSLSGFLYPSSTNYNGAILAGLQQFAGIDGNGMWGAPQLGRWKWHDPYVHASLLAQNNTRVWVWSPTNMGGDDAAMIGQAGSAMGSSREFYQQYRSVGGHNGHFDFPGGGDNGWGSWSGQLGAMSGDIVGAIR is encoded by the coding sequence ATGAGGGGTGTGCGGAGTCTGTCGACGCTGGTGCGGGTGCTCTGCGTTGCCGTGCTGTCTGTCGGGGTGGGCGGTGTCGCGCTCGGCGCGGGAACCGCCGGCAAGGCCAGGGCGGCGGGGTACGAGACGCTGATGGTGCCCTCGGGCGCCATGGGACGCTCGATCCCGGTGGCGTTTCTGGGCGGCGGGCCGCATGCCGTGTATCTGCTGGACGCCTTCAACGCGGCGCCGGACGTGAGCAACTGGGTCACCGCCGGCAACGCGATGAGCACCCTGGGCGGCAAGGGCATCTCGGTGGTGGCCCCGGCCGGCGGCGCCTGGAGCATGTACACCAACTGGGAACAGGACGGCAGCAAACAGTGGGACACCTTCTTGTCCAGCGAGCTGCCCGACTGGCTGGCCGCCAACAAGGGCCTGGCACCCGGCGGGCACGCCGCGGTCGGCGCCTCCCAGGGCGGCTACGGTGCGTTCGCGCTGGCCGCCTTCCATCCCGACCGGTTCGGTTTCGCCGGCTCGCTGTCGGGCTTCCTGTACCCGTCGAGCACCAACTACAACGGCGCGATCCTGGCGGGTCTGCAGCAGTTCGCCGGCATCGACGGCAACGGCATGTGGGGCGCGCCGCAGCTGGGCCGCTGGAAGTGGCACGACCCCTACGTGCACGCGTCGCTGCTGGCGCAGAACAACACCCGGGTGTGGGTCTGGAGCCCGACCAACATGGGCGGTGACGACGCCGCGATGATCGGCCAGGCCGGCTCGGCGATGGGCAGCTCCCGGGAGTTCTATCAGCAGTACCGCAGCGTCGGCGGCCACAACGGCCACTTCGACTTCCCCGGCGGCGGCGACAACGGTTGGGGCTCGTGGTCGGGTCAGCTGGGCGCCATGTCCGGCGACATCGTCGGCGCCATCCGCTGA